Proteins encoded within one genomic window of Vidua macroura isolate BioBank_ID:100142 chromosome 2, ASM2450914v1, whole genome shotgun sequence:
- the MBTPS2 gene encoding membrane-bound transcription factor site-2 protease isoform X6 — MIPVPVVVTVLGGWCAVYLADTLLKSSNSLKASYEDWLLTYGLSVSPFHLRWQTALFNRQFYNWGRWKPKFLYLWFSVGMVFGIVAMFGSVILLGKTLLQTLTQMLTEAPKAQNDRMLQVVVPGVNLPISQLTYFFSAILISGVIHEVGHGVAAIREQVRFNGFGIFIFIVYPGAFVDLFTTHLQLISPVQQLRIFCAGVWHNFVLGVASFMVLFLLPAILFPFYYTGVGALVTEVAEDSPANGPRGLFVGDLVTNLQDCPVYNVEDWNSCLGDISEKSQVGYCFTEDLMAQLNVVVTTASQTFAFHTAISWRAICMPVCQHEKLLKPAKFVEPTWTAIRTSFQAFV; from the exons ATGATCCCGGTGCCGGTGGTGGTGACCGTGCTGGGCGGCTGGTGCGCCGTGTACCTGGCGGACACGCTGCTCAAG TCCTCCAACTCTCTGAAGGCATCGTACGAGGACTGGCTGCTGACATACGGCTTGAGCGTCTCTCCCTTTCACCTGCGCTGGCAAACAGCTCTCTTCAACCGCCAGTTCTACAACTGGGGGAGATGGAAACCCAAATTTCTCTACTTGTG GTTCAGTGTAGGAATGGTGTTTGGAATAGTTGCCATGTTTGGCTCTGTTATTCTGCTTGGAAAGACCCTGCTGCAGACACTGACCCAGATGCTCACCGAGGCTCCGAAAGCCCAGAATGATCGAATGCTGCAAGTCGTG GTGCCTGGTGTCAATTTGCCCATCAGCCAGCTGACCTATTTCTTCTCTGCAATCCTCATCAGCGGTGTGATACATGAAGTCGGCCATGGGGTGGCAGCTATTCg agAACAAGTACGATTTAATGGATTTGGAATTTTTATCTTCATTGTCTATCCTGGAGCATTTGTTGACCTCTTCACAACTCACTTGCAGTTGATATCTCCTGTTCAGCAGTTAAGGATATTTTGTGCAG GAGTGTGGCATAATTTTGTTCTTGGTGTTGCCAGTTTCATGGTCTTGTTTCTGCTGCCAGCCATTCTTTTCCCATTCTATTACACGGGTGTTGGGGCACTTGTCACTGAGGTTGCAGAG GATTCTCCTGCCAATGGACCGAGAGGTCTTTTTGTGGGAGACCTTGTCACAAACCTGCAAGACTGCCCAGTTTATAATGTGGAAGACTGGAATTCCTGTCTGGGAGACATTTCAGAGAAGTCACAGGTCGGCTACTGT TTTACAGAAGACTTGATGGCACAGTTGAATGTTGTAGTAACAACAGCCTCACAGACATTTGCTTTTCATACAGCAATAAGTTGGAGAGCCATCTG TATGCCTGTATGCCAGCACGAAAAGTTATTGAAGCCAGCAAAGTTTGTCGAACCAACATGGACTGCCATAAGGACTTCGTTCCAAGCTTTTGTGTGA